The following DNA comes from Malania oleifera isolate guangnan ecotype guangnan chromosome 12, ASM2987363v1, whole genome shotgun sequence.
TAATCACTCATTGATTATCTAACTTatcattttattttagaaaatggagttatcactttatttttattttggagaGGCAAAATAAAGGAAatctttttttttgaaaagagaTTTATGTTTGGAAATACCATTGTGAATAAGTAAGGtaattctttcaacttcttttgcggaaattcaaaaaattaacacCCTGTAACACCCACTTTATTAATGGTTATCATAGTTATCTTATGTCTGCATATATCTCCCTTTCAGAAAgcaatttttttttctgaaaaaaaaaaaatgatcattttaAACAAAGAATATTGGTTGCAACAATGACTAGTCTACCTTTCTTTATCTTTGTCAAAAACTCTTTAGACTTGAAAccccttttgaaaaaaaattgtgggGTCCATATAGAGGATTTAATCTTATGAAGACCCTATTATTTTATACTAGTTCAAAACGTACACATATTCGTGCACTAagaaagagatgagaagaaaaaataaagaaaatgaaaacttTCGATATTTCTTTTATTGGTGTGGCTGAGTACACACAAGTAGATTGCCTATATATCCTCAAAAGAGGAGTCAATTCATCTAtaacttttgaaaatcttgaaaacACCAGAAATCTTTTATGACACTTGAACCCTTGATTGAAAAATATcgatttttgctttaaaacttgaACTTTTCAATAAACTCTCTGCAAAGGCTCCTTGAAACCAAgtttaaattaaagaaaaaaaaatactcttCCACTTTCTAGCCGCTTCATAGGTaattacttttaaaaaatatcattttccatagaatttgaaaaaaaaaaatttgtttcttgGCAGGAGAACCACGAATGCGCCTTGGTCACTTATTTTTAAAAGCTTGaaatctctaaaaaaaaaaaaattcccaaaagtCATATCATaggcatttatttcaaaatttggattgaaaatttgaaaaaaatatactTAAAATCCCTTTAAAAATGCTTAAGGagatcaatttttaattttttatgaaaaaaccATGAAATCACGTTATTAGGGGTGGCAATCCATGACCCGCCCGTTTAAAACATATTAGGGTTCTATACAAGTTGactcgtttataaacgggtcaacccgggTTTGGGTCAGGTCACACATTGCCTGAGTGCTATATAAACACATTTTACACATAAAACCCTAATTCTTTAATCCTATCCTGCCGGCTGTGAGCTGTATGCGGCTGCCTATCCACTATTCCTATTCCACCTTTCCAGTCCTCCACTCCACTCTCGTGCACCCTTGCCTGTGTGCCCAGCACACCGCACACCAAGTCGCCAACGCCATCTTCCAACGCCCTTGCCTAATTGCCTTTCTACCTAGGTGAAGCTCTCCATCTCCCTCGATGCTCAAATGGTGCTCGTTCCAACTAAAGCTTGCTATCTCCCTCGATGCTCAGATGGTGGTCGTTCTAGTTGAAGCTCACCATCTCCATCGATGCTCGGACAGTGGTTTCTAACTCGAGAAACCACCAAGTCAATAATATTCCTATAcagagatccagacgcactattagACCGCTgtcaaggtatgggtttgaagagtttgtatcttatgctttcattaccagttgcaatgatccaactacttttcaagaggtaaTGCATGGCCcggagaaaagtaggtggatggttGTTATGGTTGAGGAAATGGAATCCCTGTATaggaatcaaacttgggagttggtggagcttccaaatgggaagagggcgataggttgtaaatgggtatatatGAAGCAAGAATCAAATTTcagaaaagaaaggagagaaattcaaggcacggttaatGGCAAAGGATTACTCACATAAAaagggaattgattatgatgaaatcttttcacctGCGGTCCTAtacacttccattagggtagtgttggggttagtagctcattatgatctgcatttggaacaaatggttgtgaagacaacatttctccatggtgacttggaggaacgtATTTATATGGTACAGCAGGAGGGATTCAGTGAACTAGGACAAgaacacttagtttgcaagttaaaGAAGTCTTTTATGGGTTGAAATAGTCTTtaaggcaatggtacaaaagatTGGATTCCTATATGATTAACATTGGCTGCagaagatgtgagtatgactattgtgtgtatgtgaagaagcttgatgatggttctcttattttcttattattgtatgttaatgacatgttaatagctgcgAAGGATTTAACtcaggtaaatcagttaaaggatctatTGCATAAATAGTTtaacatgaaggatcttggtccaaccaagaagatacttgggatagAGATTCGTTGTgacagaactgcagggaggttGTGATTATCTTAGAGCAGGTTATGTGGATAATTTGTTGGAAAGAATCAGCATGGCTAATGCTAAATcggtaagtacacctctagcgagtcattttaaatTGGCTACTGCTGAATGCCTAAGTACGGATGATAATATcagggacatgtcaaaggtcccctatgctagctcCGTGGGGAGTTTAATATATGTCATGGTATATACAAGGCTAGACTTGGCACATGCAGTgaatgtggtgagtaagtttctctctaatcctggTAAACAACactgggaagccgtcaaatggattttcagatacttactaggtacttctagttatggcatcatgttccGCAAACAACAGgatagtccatcagttgtggggtttgttaatgctgattatgcaggggatatgAATGACATAAGGTCTACAACGAGTTATGTCTTTAACattgtgggaggacctatatgttggaggtccatggtacaatacttggtggcattgtctacaaaTGAAAATGAATACATAACAGTTGCCAAacctgcaaaggaagccttatgacttaccAGTTTGATCAAAGAGCTGGGTATACAGCAAAGTAGGGTTATCCTACGTTGTGGCAGTCAAAGCACTATCTACTTAGTGAAGAATAAAGTGTACATACCaggctagaaccaagcatattaaTGTAAGGTTCCATAAGGTCtaggaattgattacttcaggtgaacttgtattaaagaaggttcacacatctgaaaacGCAGCAGACATTTTGACAAAATCGGTTACTactaaaaagttcaagcattgcttggacttacttcatgtctccaaatgctagaagggagacgaacccaacctaacgttccaaggtcaaggtggagcaacgagttatgtttttcaagttctcctaaggggcatatactCGCCAAGATGGaggttgttgttgttttttttttttttttttttttttttttttttttttttttgtggctcatatacttgatggattgTATAAACAAGGAAGAAGATATAGTGGAAAATCACATGTGTTAAGGAGCAGCAGGAAAACCGTCAACTATTTAGCTGAAACAGTTGACGATTTGGCTCTAAAATTCAGATAATTTACATTTTGTCTAAAACAGTCGATTATTTGACCCAATCAATTGACGGTTTGAATCGGGAACCTTACatagattttcaaaatttgaatgtgaacgttaagTTAGTTAGGTGTTTGGAGGAAAACCTCTtaagtgtttataaatataccattttgGGTATATTCAGAGTGAGGAAGATCATTGTAAGAGTGATTGTATTGTATATTCTTTGACACTTACATAATGAAACGTTTTCGATTGCTCCCTTGGATGTAAgcattgtcaaaccacgtaaatctttacATTGTTGTTCTTGCTCTCAGATATACTACTTGTGTctgtgttccatatttgttcttcattaaTTGTTGCATCTAATTTTCGCTGTGCAAATCCGAGTTCATTCACAACAGTTTACATGGTagtgacccatttataaatgggtcaacccgaATGCAAACTCATTTAATCCCAATCCGTTTACGACCTGCCCGAACCTAGCACATGAACCCGTTTTGTCACCCCTACATATTATGAATTCAAGAAACAGATTCGACCATACACTTAAGTGAGTGTTTAGACTCATTAACTTCATGAAAGTTAgaaaaagtttagagaaaatACTTAAACTATGCTCTAAATAGACCAATCAATCTCCTGCAAAGGCTTATCAACCACTTATGATAGCGAATGACTACTTTTCTTAAAGCCCAAGGGTGGTCAACCGTACTTACAGGACTGTCTACATACTTCTTTCTTAGAATATGTGATTTTATGCACTTTTATGCAATTTCTTTGCAAATCTAGATTATAAACTCATGCAAAACATGTCCTAGATGACATCTTCATTAAAAATTACATGATTGCTtgcaaaaataacaacaaacatCATTATATGGCAACATGCATGTTTTCATGTAAAAATCAAATGACACTTGAAAATAACAAAAGTAGGCAATAGAAATGACCTTATAATAATGGTGCAAAGGTATGCAAGCGAGATTAATTTGCTCTTTCAAACCACACACACCCAAAGAATCTTCAAGTAAGAAGATAAAAGAAAATGTAATTCTCTTCAGAATTCTCCAAAATACAATCCTTTCTTTCTAACCCTAACCAAAATACAATCCTTTCTTTTTAATCCCAAAGATGCATGAAGTCTCCTTTATCTTTGTCTCTTACTCCGACTTGGACGTATCACAAAATTTCCCCCCCCCTttaatctatttatagacccctcaAATATGAAGGAAAACACctctcaaaatttaaatttaaactaaaACTACCAACTACCAACTATCTTGATCCTTGACACATGACATCTACTAGGACACTCGGTATATATGTCAAGAGTCATCAACCAATCAAATGCAAATaactcaaaaattaaaattttcaatgggCTAGTCGTCTGCTATCGAGTAGTACCAAACCAGAGAAGGAGAATAGGGTCGATCAACTATCATTAAGTGGCCAATTGACCACCTCTTGTGCTACATTCCTTCCTCTTCGATTTCAACTTAATTTATACTTGAGTTAATAAATGACTATCGATAATTACTCATGATAATCATGTGTTATGCAGATATGTATCTAAAAAATGGTCCGTTACACCTATTGCCAAAGAGTTTACCCGTAATTTtacattttcaaattcttttaaaatggaaCTAAGAAGGAGGTATGACTTACGCAAGGTTATAAGATGTCATTATATTAGAAGGGGGCATATGCTCTCACAATGCTCAGGACCCATTTAATTTGCAATTTGAAAAACATTACaataaaatagaaaagaaatatCTTTTCTTCATAGTTgattatcaaggaaaatgaaaaataaaatagcatatataacaaattaatagacaaaaaataataattttacacatcattaacatttgaaaaagtattaaaataataaaactaagaatagaaattctaaattttgaaaataattatttcccatctatttcattttatatacttcaaaaaaattaattaaatttagcgtaaaaacattttcattatattcttaaaaaataaaaattttgaacatAGCCTAAATATTTTCATCAAATGAACCACATAATTTATTAATGTTGAAAACTATATATCTCACTGTAGAACTAGCTTTTAACTAGCTTAAATTCTTCAATAATagatcaagtatatatatatatatattgcagagatattattattattatttattttttttgggtctgGTGTTCTTGACTCTTTAGTGCGACTTAAATGCACTAATTACATCAACCACTTTGGTTGGTCATACTCATTAATTGAATAAAAAGAGTACCTCACAAACATAtggttaaaattcaaaattcaagaaaCATTTATATGTATTAATTAGCTGTCTCTACCTGCTAGCTAGATTTTCCTTCGGTCCATTGCCAAGTCCCTCTCACCCAAATTTAGCAAGCAcccattaattaattatatccAATTACCTTATTTTGAGTGTGTGCTAGATTATGACATGCCCTCCATTGGATCTCAAAATTTAAGTTAATTAactaatttctctctctctctctctctctctctctctctctctctctctctctctctctctctctctctctatatatatatatatatatatatatatgttggacAAAATTCTTAGTTGTCACTTTTAAATATTGCCCCCCacacatatttaatttttatttaaatatattgttgTTAGTTGACAAAATTAGTAATATTTTTTTGGGATGAGTATATTTTATGCATGTTTTCTTTTCATCATTGATTGTATTATTGGGACAACGCCACAATCAAAGTCATTTTATGGATGTGTAGTATGAAGTACGAAGTGTTATGCAAGCTAGGAAAATATTAATGGATGCAACTAATTATTAAAATTAGGCTCTAAGACCTTAATTTTCTACATAATGAGAAAAATGACTACTGAATACAATTAGAAAGTGGCGTAATCCCATTATGTTGCAGTATCATATTGCTACGGTATTATGTCTGCCTTTTATGTTTGTGTCGGCACTTCTTAACTAAGGAGAATTTTATTGATTAGTGTAGCTTATGCAATGAGAGCTAGCTGGCAGCTCATTATTCTTCTTTGATCAATTCTTGCTGCCAATGTAGCACATGATCTAATCGTCATGCCTTCTACTACTTAAAGTTTAGTTCATTGCATACCTGTAATCGCACATTGAGAGGGTAGAGATGGAGGGCCGATCTTGGAATCGACCTCTACATAGACCCTTTAAATAGAAAATGACCCATATATTGAGGATGCACATTATTCATATCACATATGCATCGTATACATATTTCCTATACAGAATGACCTTTTAAGAATGCATTCATATATGCTACGTGCGGTTTTGTAGGAACAAATTAGGTAAAATAGGAGCATTGTTGAATCGAACTTAATAAGTTATAATTATCTTGTCCTatctttaatcattttatttgaAAAGCATATGCTTTGAGACAAGGTAGAACTTTCTTCTTCACTCTTTGGTTTTCATGTCACACAAGTCTCTTCCTTGTCCTATCCCATCTTAGAGTTGTGCTATACTATAATTTAATTGGATAGTATATGTTTGAGAGCTTAAACTTTAGGTAtgtattaaatttattatttgtatgattttcaaaaaaaaaaaaccccctaataatttaatattaaactTATAACTAAgttcacaaattcaaatctaagttCTAAAACCCATGTCTAAGGCATTTAAATGTAATCCACAAAGCAAAACACAAGCTAGTGGAATTCATTAATTAGAAAAAGGTGAGgaaataataaattaaatgaaAGGAAATGAACTAACCTGAATGAACTGTTGTACTTGTTGCAACAGGAACTGCTGGTAACTGGAGACGGTGAAGCTCTTCCGTCGAATTGGGACGGTGAAGTAATTCACGACGAAGTCGTTGGTGCCGGCGCTAACAATGAACAGAGCTTCCTTGATTTTCCTTTCCATGTTTTCCTTTCCGATTCCCATTTCCAGCCTCCACTTGTACTCCCTGAACAACTCCAGTTGCCTTGATATCTCTATTACACTCTGGAAAATGAAACAACGACACCGCAAATTCCACGGATTCAGAAATTTCCATAGAATTAAATTCCATGGATTCTATTTCAATAAGATCGATCATATATATGGCAAAGAAATATTATGTAATATATAATTAATGGGAGATGGAGAGAATTGGAGGAGTTAATTAAGGGCGTGGGAATGCACATAGAGGGCAGGTGTGAGCGGATCGAATCCGCAGCCAGCGGAGGCGAAGCTGACTCCGGTCATCATCTCCGCCGTGCTCAGCGTCGGATCCAAGTACGGCGGCAGGTAGTCCTTCAACCCCATGTACGAAGCTGTGTTACACACACTACATCAAATCAGTTCACCACAAGTACGTACGTATACAGCCATGCatggatatatatataagtactaGATTTTTAGGGTGGCGCCGGGAAGCATATCGGTGAGTCACAAGGTGTGCAATTTAGACACCTTACATTAGGAGAAAGGCTAAGAAATtaatttagttgtggaaaatatttcTATTCTTCAACTTTTTAGTTTTacaaataattatttttagtttttcaaaaaattataaaaatttgtagcttattattttttttaaggctggtataaaaaaaaaaaaaagaagtagaaAAATAGAGTTTGTTTACATgcaactttttttatttttatttttctagatttcaaaataattacaataaagGTAACTTATTTGTTAatttttcaataattaaatacaaagatatttgGGATCATAGAGTTTGAGGCTTGAagttggatttgtgtggatttttttaaaaaaaattacacattatccacacaaattaaagtcctaaataTGAATTTCATTCTCCTATATATAAAGTACAGGTTAGAAATCTAAAAACTAGttaaatagtatttttcaaaatttttttgtataaatttgaaaattttaaaaataatatgacattttttaattatttgaaaatttataaatGGAAAGTAAAACTATATCAATGAGCAAATAGCATCAAAACTATTTATCgttgtatatttatttaatacaaatattataaaaatgaaaaaaaaaattagctaactAAATGCCCTACAACATTTTCCTTATATAAGTCAACATGGGTTGCTTAGGAAATTGGTAACAAATAGGTCCTAAGTATTTCCTATCGTACAAGAAAACTTCACCTTCTTTAAAATTAGTCCACACAATACACAGAACTATTAATAGGgttcaaataatttaaatgggCCAACTTTATTAGCTGAGAAGGTAGAGGGAGAGCATTAGTTCGATGCTTTTGAATGACATAATTTTACTACCTAGTTTGAGGATTTCAATTGCCTAGCCATTGTTCTCTTTACAAGAATGAAGGGGAATTCTAGGATTTTTACTTATACATTACtcatttattattgaaatttgtgttactttttaaaaaaaataattaactttagttattatgttatgaaatgaattGTTGATCGGATAATAAAAAGAATTATATTTGGGATGATGATAGATTATTCGTCATCCGACATGAATTATCCTATCTGACCTGTCGTAAATCTGACACTATTTTAAGTTATATAGGAATTACAATTTTCTTATCTAATAACACGCCTAATCCACCACAAATTATTTGATCCTATTCACTTTGACAGGTCTATCCCAAGATTTCAACTTCAATTCTTTACTTGTGATTTACCTAATGAATTATTAGGGATGTGTCGATAGACAATAACATTTTCAACTTTTTGATTTGTTGCTGCATGAGTTGGTTTGAACTACTTAGCATACTGAAGTTTTGAATCATAAAAGGAAAAACATTATgctgtttaaaaatttaaaagataaaataaaataatgaaatggagttgttttatgattttttacCTCACAAATTCTAAAAAAATGTATCGGtgataaaagattaaaatgaaaATCCAATGGCTTGAACTTCTGGATCAAATTAATCACCATAACAAACAAGTCATGCATCTCAATAAATTTTGTCATCAGCGAGTTTCAAATCTACTGTAAAGAATAGTTCCTCTAAAATGATGATGTATTTCATTTGAATATACTTATACTGCATTTGGAAGTATAGTTTTTAGATCTTGGATTTAAATTTGGATTAATTTGATAAATATCtcttatccaaattcaaatctaatCATGCTACCCTACTCCAATATATGCATGCGCATGTATGTgggtatgtgtatgtatataaaaaCGAAAACGAAAGGAAGTGCTCGTACCGACAAAGTCGGTGGCAAGGCGACCATTGGTGAACCGGCCGGTGGGAATGTGGGAGTCGAAATCTCTGCCATAAGGAGGGAAGTTGCTCTTGAAAAGAGTTTCCACGTAGTTATTGTTTCCTGGGTCTACCGTGGAGTCTCCAAACACCAGAATTGCAGAAACTGACGAGgcggcagcagcagcagcagcagcagttgtGTTCATAACTAAGCTGGCCTTCTTCGTATTGTTGGTATAATTATTAGCCGCAGCTGCAGGATGAGCTTCAGCGCTGGAAATGGAGACTGCTAGCATTGGCATTAATGCAGCaggaagaaagaaaggaagaagcagaagaagcagaggaggaggaagagaagAGTACTGCGCATAATGAGTGGAGGATTTCATTTCAGCCGCACGCCGTCAACTAAGCTAGGACGACGGGTAGATGGAGAAGGAGCTAGAGAGGTTGAAAATTGAAACGAGGAAATGAGAACAGGGGCTAGCTGTAATGTGGAAGCTAGCCAGAGCGAGAATAAGTATATTTATAAGCGAAGTAGCGTGGGTACATTGGGATTAATTCTCTCATTTATAGATCTTCCTATTGGGTCGGTTATCTTTCACTGCAAATTGGGTCGCGAATCCTCTCCTCCAcccaacaaataaataaaaataaagcaattATATAAATAAAGGAAAAACTAAATGCGAGCGGGCTCCCATACTGTCGGGGGAATTAAAATCAAGATTTCGTGATCTATATTGTGTAGTAATTTATTGTCATTTGATTTATGAAGAgaacatttttaattattttataattaagtTATCAAATCTATACTATGACTGTTGCATTTATAGGAATAGAAATAAGAGATTGATTTCCTGGCTCATAAATTCTCAAATAAAAACGAGGGCCGGCCTAACCATAAGGTTGTTGAGATGTTTGCATATttggggcccccaaatttttttttttttaatgtaataatgtCGACATTATTTATGATGTTCTCTTCCTATACATTGATTTCTCAATTAAcaagtaaatgaaattgtatttttaaaatgtaaagtaaatgcaatttaattctttttttttttcaaatctcaatGTCTTGTGACTTTTTAACACAACTCTTGAAAGTTGAAATTGACTACATCTATTATGTCTCTAACtctctattactctcatctctttctctctgcCACTCTCAAaaaatctctccatctctcacactctctctcactctcatctcttgatctctctatgatttttgctccgactcttgtgttcatcatcttcgggcctccGACTCTCTCtaattttcatcaaccctaattttttatttcagtgtttgtgcattatttttctattattttcactctgattttttttttt
Coding sequences within:
- the LOC131144498 gene encoding GDSL esterase/lipase At5g45960 — translated: MKSSTHYAQYSSLPPPLLLLLLPFFLPAALMPMLAVSISSAEAHPAAAANNYTNNTKKASLVMNTTAAAAAAAASSVSAILVFGDSTVDPGNNNYVETLFKSNFPPYGRDFDSHIPTGRFTNGRLATDFVASYMGLKDYLPPYLDPTLSTAEMMTGVSFASAGCGFDPLTPALYSVIEISRQLELFREYKWRLEMGIGKENMERKIKEALFIVSAGTNDFVVNYFTVPIRRKSFTVSSYQQFLLQQVQQFIQGLWDEGARKILFAGLPPMGCLPLLVTLRSNNVILSRNCLDTYSTVARDYNQMLKTYLSQMQNRLANYGARIAYIDLYNPVIDMIQMPRKFGFDEVSKGCCGTGFLEASLLCNPKSYVCPDASTYVFWDSIHPTEKAYYIIFLGLQSTLDSFIKY